In one Drosophila gunungcola strain Sukarami chromosome 2R unlocalized genomic scaffold, Dgunungcola_SK_2 000004F, whole genome shotgun sequence genomic region, the following are encoded:
- the LOC128254200 gene encoding larval cuticle protein 9 translates to MLKYALVLALLVVLANCNEEDVQAQLVKSENHQNLDGAGQFEHEITVTNGIQIKAHGNVNGIQGEYFLPGEDGKQIRVTYTADATGFHPKVEE, encoded by the exons ATGCTGAAATAC GCCCTTGTTCTTGCCCTGCTAGTGGTTTTGGCCAACTGCAATGAGGAGGATGTCCAAGCCCAGCTGGTGAAGTCGGAGAACCATCAAAACCTGGACGGAGCTGGTCAGTTCGAGCACGAGATCACGGTCACCAATGGCATCCAGATCAAAGCCCACGGCAATGTAAACGGCATACAGGGCGAATACTTTCTGCCCGGCGAAGATGGCAAGCAAATCCGGGTGACGTACACAGCCGATGCAACCGGCTTCCATCCGAAGGTCGAGGAGTGA
- the LOC128254194 gene encoding isochorismatase domain-containing protein 1, whose protein sequence is MALRRCHLNPKKTLFLLCDIQEKFRPAMPLFDNMIKNVDKLTKAGKALDVPLIVTEHYPEKLGKTVAQLDVSHAKLVSGKTLFSMFTPEVKAVIKDIFSDKPEDVVLYGLESHICVEQTAIDLLEQNINVYIVADCCSSRLNQDRDLALDRLRQAGCVITTSESVIFDLVRDKNNPKFDVVRKLVNQPSVDMELTRNGNGLPVGSAKL, encoded by the exons atggCCCTGCGACGCTGTCACTTGAACCCAAAGAAAACCCTTTTTCTGTTATGCGACATTCAGGAGAAATTCCGACCTGCTATGCCGCTTTTCGACAACATGATCAAGAATGTCGACAAACTT ACCAAGGCGGGAAAGGCTCTGGATGTTCCACTGATTGTCACCGAACACTATCCGGAAAAGCTTGGAAAAACTGTGGCCCAACTGGATGTGAGCCATGCAAAGCTGGTCTCCGGAAAAACCCTCTTCAGCATGTTTACTCCGGAAGTCAAGGCTGTGATCAAGGATATTTTCAGTGACAAGCCGGAGGACGTGGTGTTGTATGGCCTGGAG TCCCACATTTGCGTGGAGCAGACTGCCATTGATCTCCTCGAGCAGAACATCAACGTCTACATAGTGGCGgactgctgctcctccagGCTGAACCAAGATCGAGACTTGGCTCTGGATCGCCTGCGCCAGGCGGGATGTGTGATCACCACCAGCGAAAGCGTGATTTTCGACTTGGTTCGGGACAAGAACAACCCCAAGTTCGATGTGGTCCGGAAACTAGTGAACCAGCCCTCGGTGGACATGGAACTCACGCGCAACGGGAACGGATTGCCTGTGGGCAGTGCCAAGCTGTGA
- the LOC128254199 gene encoding pupal cuticle protein Edg-78E-like, producing the protein MFQYLAFILLIGVCVANDDDAHAQVASQYKKEDGHGKFSYGFDLTNGIGAGEVGDEHQVHGEYHFTSKEGLPVKVSYTADEHGYHPHGDLLPTPPPTPVAILKALAYIDAHPQREEHRPVVHHHHHPGHAVHPTVRPHGHRHH; encoded by the exons ATGTTTCAATAT CTGGCTTTTATCCTGCTGATTGGTGTGTGCGTGGCCAACGACGATGATGCCCATGCCCAGGTGGCGAGTCAGTACAAAAAGGAGGATGGCCATGGCAAATTCTCCTATGGCTTCGATTTAACCAATGGTATCGGAGCCGGAGAGGTTGGCGATGAGCACCAGGTGCATGGCGAGTATCACTTCACCTCGAAGGAGGGCCTGCCCGTGAAGGTATCCTATACGGCGGATGAGCATGGCTATCATCCGCATGGCGATCTCCTGCCCACTCCTCCGCCCACTCCAGTGGCGATTCTCAAGGCGCTGGCCTACATCGATGCCCATCCGCAGAGGGAGGAACACCGCCCAGTTgtccatcatcatcatcatcctgGGCATGCAGTGCATCCGACAGTCAGACCGCATGGCCATCGCCATCACTGA